The Klebsiella quasivariicola region ATATGGCAGGGGATCAGTAAAAACGCACCGCCTAACAAGCAGAAAAACCAGCCTGGAAACGCGGCGCCCAGTACCGGGATCGCTGGTGAGAGTGAGCAGCCGGAGAGCGGCAAGACGAGCAGTAACCGCGCTGGGCGGGCTATGGTAGCAATATGATTCAATGGAACATCCCTGAGTGCTCTTACCAGTGTGTCATGAGTGTAATCGCCTCGTTGCGGGAATGAAAGTCAACCGATCATTGACCAAGTGAATTAACGCGACGAGAAAACATGATATGACATGCCAAATCACTCTCCTGGCGCCAGTTGCCGCGCTCAGGCATAGTCAGCCGCCACGGCGAGGGCTATGCTTAACCTGCAAGATAAAAAAGACCGAGGCAATGTCATGGATAAAGAATTACTGGAAGCCGGCTACCGGGCCTACACCGGAGAGAAAATCGACGTCTACTTTAATACGGCGATTTGTCAGCACTCGGGAAACTGCGTGCGC contains the following coding sequences:
- a CDS encoding YtcA family lipoprotein → MNHIATIARPARLLLVLPLSGCSLSPAIPVLGAAFPGWFFCLLGGAFLLIPCHILITRKGWQPRFSPLVFSYVALMFLFATLLWFLFFVH